The Raoultibacter phocaeensis genome includes a window with the following:
- a CDS encoding CpaF family protein: MSLMKRAACAVADDSLHSRSSANPSELLREQVYERIPATDIAAMAASNPVLARSEIMSACREVFHDGTWIKVDTREREELVGKLLDSIFGYGPIEGLLADETVTEIMVNATNSVYYERDGVLVRSESVFSADDQVRALIDRIIGPLGKRIDEASPTVDARLPQGHRVHAIIPPLALDGPILTIRKFAPYGMTLDDMVATGSFDRRMKQLFLWAVAARKNIAVSGGTGTGKTTLLNALSCEIPKKERIITIEDSAELRFREHPHVVRLEARPRNAEGFGEVTIRDLVIGALRMRPDRIVVGECRGAEALDMLQAMNTGHDGSLTTLHANAPEEAVMRLTTMVRYGADLPVDVIETHIASAIDLIVQIARASDGARFVSKIAELSHGDDHRGCSVRILFDRSYADRRGSWSDAPVWIEELPEQGVARAEEVAQWKAHVQLCG, from the coding sequence ATGTCTTTGATGAAACGGGCGGCGTGCGCGGTCGCCGACGATTCGCTCCATTCCCGGAGCTCGGCAAATCCGTCTGAATTGCTGAGGGAGCAGGTGTACGAGCGCATTCCCGCCACCGATATCGCTGCGATGGCTGCGAGCAATCCCGTCTTGGCGCGAAGCGAGATCATGAGCGCCTGCCGCGAAGTGTTCCATGATGGAACCTGGATTAAGGTCGACACGCGCGAGCGCGAAGAGCTGGTGGGCAAGCTGCTTGACAGCATATTCGGCTATGGGCCGATCGAAGGACTGCTCGCCGATGAAACGGTTACTGAAATCATGGTCAACGCAACGAACTCGGTGTATTACGAGCGAGACGGCGTGCTCGTTCGAAGTGAGAGCGTGTTCTCGGCAGACGATCAGGTTCGTGCTCTGATCGATCGGATCATCGGGCCTCTGGGAAAACGCATCGACGAGGCGTCGCCCACCGTCGATGCGCGCCTGCCGCAGGGTCATCGCGTGCATGCGATCATACCGCCGCTCGCCCTCGACGGCCCGATTCTAACTATTCGAAAGTTCGCGCCGTACGGCATGACGCTTGACGATATGGTTGCGACAGGTTCGTTCGATAGACGGATGAAGCAGTTGTTCCTCTGGGCGGTAGCTGCTCGCAAGAACATAGCGGTATCGGGCGGAACGGGTACGGGGAAGACCACCTTGCTCAACGCGCTGTCGTGCGAGATACCGAAAAAGGAGCGCATCATCACCATCGAGGATTCAGCGGAACTCAGGTTTCGCGAGCATCCTCATGTCGTTCGCCTCGAGGCGAGGCCGCGCAATGCCGAGGGCTTCGGTGAAGTGACGATCCGCGATCTGGTGATAGGGGCGCTCAGGATGAGACCGGATCGGATCGTTGTTGGAGAATGTCGCGGTGCGGAAGCGCTCGACATGCTGCAGGCCATGAACACCGGACATGACGGGTCTCTGACGACGCTGCATGCGAACGCCCCCGAGGAAGCCGTCATGCGTCTGACCACTATGGTTCGCTACGGGGCCGACCTCCCGGTCGATGTCATCGAAACGCATATCGCAAGCGCAATCGACCTGATCGTTCAGATTGCGCGTGCATCCGACGGTGCGAGATTCGTATCGAAGATCGCCGAATTGTCGCACGGGGACGACCATCGGGGCTGCAGCGTCAGAATCTTGTTCGATCGATCGTATGCGGATCGCCGAGGAAGCTGGAGCGATGCCCCTGTGTGGATAGAGGAGCTGCCCGAGCAGGGCGTCGCCCGAGCCGAGGAGGTGGCCCAGTGGAAAGCGCACGTGCAGCTTTGTGGTTAG
- a CDS encoding AAA family ATPase: MKPEVVLCVDSESAMKPEMIGLDGENLLAQPWLRLFCSAVEARSYLKQAEDIKEVWVASSDEMEPINLAAALKKDVQDRGVYLLAFDGGGSLKSRASAAGIDAALTQSDFSSKYARTKLDVAHCADEGLLSDASENRVVEARSSDSRRPLDTVPSIEQNPGPALVAPTGKASDVSGCATAALSAQSEPRSDPSAVTAKLAAKKTANLVTVVSACGGAGKSTVAALAAYFYQGFGRRTLLLDADLQFGDMHYITGCEHPLTLDDAASDASRIDRLDADGAEPALLAAPRRLEQSEVLGEGLIAAVDRASSRFDIVVANTSSHWDERLAQLLERSSRVLFIVDQRASSLRASKHALEMCSRCGIATSPFVFAVNRCAKGALFSSFDIACALGGSHAVELKDGGKAVDELLGAGLPLDLIKERNELCLSLERMIVDMMPSGDAVKSTPGVSAKTKRFPFGRRRKGAACL; this comes from the coding sequence ATGAAGCCCGAGGTAGTCCTTTGCGTCGATTCCGAAAGCGCGATGAAGCCGGAGATGATCGGGTTAGACGGAGAAAACCTTCTTGCCCAACCGTGGCTGCGGTTGTTCTGCAGCGCCGTAGAAGCTCGGAGCTATTTAAAGCAAGCCGAGGACATCAAAGAGGTTTGGGTTGCCTCGAGTGACGAGATGGAGCCGATAAACCTTGCAGCTGCTCTGAAGAAAGATGTGCAGGACCGCGGCGTTTATCTGCTCGCATTCGATGGGGGAGGCTCGCTTAAAAGCCGCGCAAGCGCAGCCGGAATCGACGCGGCGCTTACGCAAAGCGATTTCTCTTCGAAATACGCTCGGACAAAACTCGATGTGGCGCATTGCGCGGATGAGGGCCTTTTATCCGACGCTTCGGAAAACCGGGTCGTTGAAGCTCGGTCGTCGGACTCGAGGCGCCCGCTCGATACGGTGCCGTCCATCGAGCAAAACCCCGGCCCTGCCTTGGTTGCGCCGACGGGCAAAGCATCCGACGTTTCGGGCTGCGCGACCGCTGCGCTCTCTGCGCAAAGCGAACCGCGCTCTGATCCGAGTGCGGTAACGGCAAAGCTGGCAGCGAAAAAGACGGCGAACCTCGTCACCGTCGTCAGTGCGTGCGGCGGCGCGGGCAAGAGTACGGTCGCGGCGCTTGCAGCTTATTTTTACCAAGGGTTCGGGCGGAGAACCCTGCTGCTCGATGCCGATCTCCAATTCGGGGATATGCACTACATTACGGGTTGCGAACATCCGCTGACGCTCGACGATGCGGCGTCCGACGCATCGCGGATCGATCGCCTCGATGCCGATGGTGCCGAGCCGGCGCTTCTCGCGGCGCCACGGCGGCTCGAACAATCCGAAGTGCTGGGGGAGGGCCTGATTGCTGCCGTCGATAGGGCGAGCTCGCGGTTCGATATCGTGGTGGCCAATACGTCGTCGCATTGGGACGAACGGCTTGCCCAGTTGCTCGAGCGATCGTCTCGCGTGCTGTTCATCGTCGATCAGCGTGCGTCTTCGCTGCGGGCGAGTAAGCACGCGCTCGAAATGTGCTCGCGTTGCGGGATTGCAACGAGTCCCTTCGTGTTTGCGGTAAACCGATGCGCGAAAGGCGCATTGTTCTCGTCGTTCGATATCGCGTGCGCTTTGGGTGGATCGCATGCGGTCGAACTCAAGGATGGGGGCAAGGCGGTCGACGAGCTGCTCGGTGCGGGTCTTCCCCTCGATCTCATCAAAGAGCGCAACGAGCTGTGCCTCAGCCTGGAGCGCATGATCGTCGATATGATGCCCTCGGGCGACGCGGTGAAAAGCACTCCTGGGGTTTCGGCGAAAACGAAACGATTCCCCTTCGGTCGACGCAGGAAGGGGGCGGCATGTCTTTGA
- the cpaB gene encoding Flp pilus assembly protein CpaB, with translation MKKPATVIMGIVCGIVCAAAVFIYLQAVRHEADEARAEALSRYGGEQVEVCVATRDIAVGEKVDATNTTVRLWLADLLPADAVRSVRDVSGEQLGSPVYEGEVVTSKRFEHADRAIDAPAGLSVLSIPVKDVQALGGSVSPGLRVDVYSTGASGTELLATDVPVVSSSNEGEGAISWVALAVDPQSVQELIAASQKTELYLVMPGDKQEGGTA, from the coding sequence GTGAAGAAACCGGCAACGGTGATTATGGGCATCGTATGCGGCATCGTGTGCGCTGCAGCGGTTTTCATCTATCTGCAAGCCGTGCGTCACGAAGCGGACGAAGCCCGCGCCGAGGCGCTGTCTCGCTACGGTGGCGAACAGGTGGAGGTGTGCGTTGCGACACGCGATATCGCCGTAGGGGAAAAAGTCGATGCGACGAATACGACGGTTCGGCTGTGGCTTGCCGATCTTTTGCCGGCGGATGCCGTTCGTTCGGTGCGCGATGTGTCCGGCGAGCAGCTTGGCTCCCCGGTATACGAGGGCGAAGTCGTGACTTCTAAGCGATTTGAGCACGCGGATCGTGCGATCGACGCGCCTGCGGGGTTGAGCGTGCTGAGCATACCCGTGAAAGACGTCCAGGCTCTCGGCGGTTCGGTGAGCCCGGGGCTTCGGGTCGACGTGTATTCGACGGGCGCTTCCGGAACCGAGCTGCTCGCAACGGACGTGCCCGTCGTGTCTTCGAGCAACGAGGGGGAAGGGGCTATCTCGTGGGTTGCGCTTGCGGTCGATCCCCAGTCGGTTCAGGAGCTGATCGCAGCTTCGCAGAAAACGGAGCTCTATTTGGTAATGCCAGGTGACAAACAGGAAGGGGGCACCGCATGA
- a CDS encoding response regulator transcription factor produces the protein MKQQLRRLSPIGLGFWQAWWITAMCTRIVIPLPAHPAQAGGFDYASFFNAAMLAGTVLGYLGVALLSKRFAPISSKRGIHALAAILAGCGSLGMSLLIGTASPEGVLLPGYLLCLALFSLGNALVLMLWGELWSTLATGTVGRHLYSSYLFAIMLFFVIRTIPEPVIDIVTACLLPISVVILRFAEELPRRVKPKSEAPEPRVPWLRALVAIGLLNLAWGLCQKLVGLSAPGADTTLNALLLAGFLLALLVLFLLALKPADEPLVMLKPVMPALACGMIFIVIAPDAWLFVGDGIAITGGYCLDMLIMLVACDMAHKQRIPVAWGFGLAIIVARVGSFIGSSIVLFQGPLSKADIQAGILLAAVLVILVGFVVFTESDLQKIYQVAPAALLLDTSIEQRCKLVSQKYNLSAREEEVLVLLAHGRSGPYIGNELCIAPGTAKRHISNIYRKIGVADRQGLHDIVATAGSNE, from the coding sequence ATGAAGCAACAGCTGCGAAGACTCAGTCCTATCGGCTTGGGTTTTTGGCAAGCATGGTGGATTACCGCCATGTGCACGCGAATCGTGATTCCCCTCCCAGCGCATCCCGCACAGGCAGGAGGCTTCGATTACGCCTCGTTCTTCAATGCCGCAATGCTGGCAGGCACCGTACTGGGCTATCTGGGCGTTGCCCTCCTTTCTAAGCGATTCGCACCCATTTCAAGCAAGCGCGGCATTCACGCGCTCGCTGCAATCTTGGCGGGCTGCGGTTCACTCGGCATGTCGCTCCTCATCGGCACCGCTTCCCCTGAAGGCGTACTCCTACCGGGATACCTGCTGTGCCTTGCTTTATTCTCGCTGGGTAATGCATTGGTTCTCATGCTGTGGGGCGAGCTTTGGAGCACCTTGGCAACCGGTACGGTCGGAAGACATCTCTACTCGTCGTATCTGTTCGCCATCATGCTCTTCTTCGTCATACGAACGATACCGGAGCCCGTCATCGACATCGTTACCGCATGCCTGCTGCCCATCAGCGTTGTCATACTCAGATTCGCAGAAGAGCTGCCCCGCCGCGTTAAGCCAAAAAGCGAGGCTCCCGAACCTCGGGTGCCATGGCTTCGCGCCCTCGTTGCCATCGGATTGCTTAACCTGGCATGGGGGCTTTGCCAGAAGCTCGTGGGACTCAGTGCACCTGGAGCCGACACCACCCTCAACGCCCTTCTCCTCGCCGGGTTCCTGCTTGCTCTGCTCGTTCTTTTTCTGCTGGCACTCAAACCCGCAGATGAGCCTCTCGTCATGCTCAAGCCCGTCATGCCGGCCCTCGCCTGTGGCATGATCTTTATCGTCATAGCTCCCGATGCGTGGCTATTCGTCGGCGACGGCATCGCTATCACAGGAGGATACTGCCTCGACATGCTGATCATGCTCGTAGCATGCGACATGGCCCACAAGCAGCGGATTCCCGTAGCATGGGGGTTCGGACTAGCTATCATCGTAGCGCGTGTTGGATCGTTCATCGGCAGTTCGATCGTCCTTTTTCAGGGTCCTCTTTCAAAGGCCGACATACAGGCGGGGATCCTCTTGGCGGCGGTGCTCGTCATCCTTGTCGGCTTTGTGGTGTTCACGGAATCAGATTTGCAAAAAATCTATCAGGTCGCACCTGCCGCGCTCTTGCTCGATACGTCGATCGAGCAACGCTGCAAGCTCGTCTCGCAAAAATACAACCTCTCGGCTCGCGAGGAAGAAGTGCTCGTCCTCCTTGCGCACGGGCGGAGCGGACCTTATATCGGCAACGAACTCTGCATCGCTCCCGGAACCGCGAAGCGCCACATCAGCAACATCTACCGCAAGATCGGGGTAGCCGACCGCCAGGGCCTGCACGACATCGTCGCGACCGCCGGCAGCAACGAGTAG
- a CDS encoding FAD-dependent oxidoreductase, with the protein MKNKTNANEDTAARNSGVSRRTFLKGVSAAGAMAALGGATVGLAACSPQESAAPSSSDASKAAGDPANAGTPAPGSGYFNAPSWATPPAPIADSDISETIETEVLVLGAGNAGVASACSAAENGAKVVVCEKTATVNGRGGGVGAVNSRLNYEVGATTDVIRAQYFWNRTCGNRNNERLVTLFMNESGNAMNWLLDKADKYNVTYQVFAGYSTSGYFPEEPSNHTFNAPEDWESVVPEEAFSCRYIPAQITYMDCLELGVEFLFEHVGLQLVKDDSGKVSGAIVEDATGAKKRINASKAVILATGDIHGDQEMMDYYCEDIMKNVIRSDYTPVGINTGDGHKMGMWAGGVMQESPFPVALHPQAGAWFHGPFMFVNFEGRRFFNEATWVQAKSIKCMEQTNHYAFSIFDSNFGEDTKDSLSNGGGMFWDSMSRSTEQEFEPEMVTGLVESQAADEKVAWKADTLEELADKIGVDKEAFLDEVKRYNEFCEKGLDEDYHKEPGFLYPIKEPPFYATMCAPAILVVTGGLKINTELQVLDENGEGIPGLYAVGNTSGDLHAVDYPITVSSNSNGRCFTWGWLVGQQVANL; encoded by the coding sequence ATGAAAAACAAAACGAATGCAAACGAGGACACGGCCGCTCGCAACTCGGGCGTTTCGCGCCGCACGTTTCTCAAAGGGGTCTCCGCTGCGGGCGCGATGGCAGCGCTGGGCGGCGCAACCGTAGGCTTGGCGGCATGCAGCCCGCAAGAATCGGCAGCGCCGAGCTCGTCTGATGCGAGCAAAGCAGCGGGCGATCCCGCAAACGCCGGCACGCCAGCCCCAGGCTCCGGTTACTTCAACGCGCCCTCATGGGCGACTCCGCCCGCACCCATAGCCGATTCCGATATCAGCGAAACCATCGAAACCGAAGTGCTCGTGCTCGGGGCCGGCAACGCGGGCGTGGCTTCGGCATGCAGCGCAGCGGAAAACGGTGCGAAGGTCGTCGTGTGCGAAAAGACTGCGACCGTAAACGGCCGCGGCGGTGGCGTCGGCGCGGTGAACTCCCGTTTGAACTACGAAGTCGGAGCAACGACCGACGTGATACGTGCTCAGTACTTCTGGAACCGCACCTGCGGTAACCGCAACAACGAGCGCTTGGTAACGCTTTTTATGAACGAATCGGGCAACGCCATGAACTGGCTGCTCGACAAAGCCGATAAATACAACGTCACCTACCAGGTGTTCGCCGGCTATTCGACGAGCGGCTACTTTCCCGAAGAGCCGTCGAATCACACGTTCAACGCACCGGAGGATTGGGAGAGCGTCGTTCCCGAAGAAGCGTTCAGCTGCCGCTACATTCCCGCGCAGATAACCTATATGGACTGCCTCGAGCTTGGTGTCGAATTCCTCTTCGAGCACGTAGGCTTGCAGCTTGTGAAAGACGACAGCGGCAAAGTCAGCGGAGCGATCGTGGAAGACGCAACGGGTGCGAAGAAAAGGATCAACGCGTCGAAGGCGGTCATTCTTGCAACCGGCGACATCCACGGTGACCAGGAGATGATGGACTACTACTGCGAAGACATCATGAAGAACGTCATCCGCAGCGACTATACCCCCGTCGGCATCAACACGGGAGACGGTCATAAGATGGGCATGTGGGCAGGCGGCGTCATGCAGGAATCTCCGTTCCCAGTCGCCTTGCACCCGCAGGCCGGCGCGTGGTTCCATGGACCTTTCATGTTCGTCAACTTCGAAGGACGCCGTTTCTTCAACGAGGCGACGTGGGTTCAAGCGAAATCGATCAAGTGCATGGAGCAAACGAACCACTATGCGTTCTCGATCTTCGATTCCAACTTCGGCGAAGACACCAAAGACAGCCTCAGCAACGGCGGCGGAATGTTCTGGGATTCCATGAGCCGCAGTACCGAGCAGGAATTCGAACCCGAAATGGTCACCGGTTTGGTGGAAAGCCAAGCGGCAGACGAGAAGGTTGCCTGGAAAGCCGACACCCTTGAAGAGCTTGCCGACAAGATCGGCGTCGACAAAGAAGCGTTCCTCGACGAGGTCAAGCGCTATAACGAGTTCTGCGAGAAGGGTCTGGACGAGGATTACCACAAAGAGCCTGGGTTCCTCTACCCCATCAAGGAGCCGCCTTTCTACGCGACGATGTGCGCACCGGCCATTCTCGTGGTAACCGGTGGCCTGAAAATCAACACCGAACTGCAGGTGCTCGATGAAAACGGTGAAGGTATACCGGGTCTGTACGCTGTCGGCAACACCTCGGGCGACCTCCATGCCGTAGACTACCCGATAACCGTTTCCAGCAATTCGAACGGACGCTGCTTCACCTGGGGTTGGCTCGTCGGCCAACAGGTGGCAAACCTCTAG